From Pontibacter actiniarum, a single genomic window includes:
- a CDS encoding FecR family protein, giving the protein MRLNNSNFQLADLICKSIAGTLTEEESAVLTQWKAQPENEKLYDRIVDVQTIRHRFETYDQFDSHRALRTVKTRIREKSKPQAPGFLVQYLKYAAVLFVVGLAGSLYVYLNNKPGKELLGAAEQPVQTQGVQTEPRLMPAKNKAVLLLAGGEEIDLTQQGKELLKLSGLEVRNENNLLAYPDDEAAAGSVIAYNTLQVPVGGEYQVQLPDGTKVWLNSASSLKYPTHFTGDRREVELHGEAYFEVQKDAKQFVVTTGEVEVRVLGTKFNLSAYADDATIATTLVEGKVSMEGTAASKPTILTPDKQAVYSRANNKISVREVETGEYTAWKNGEFYFKKERLETILTKLARWYDIRVTYQHPSMKDKIFTGIALKSRPLEHILDLISKTSGINYRIENNKVILLEKE; this is encoded by the coding sequence ATGCGCTTAAACAACTCTAATTTTCAGCTGGCGGACCTTATCTGTAAATCCATTGCGGGTACTCTTACAGAGGAGGAAAGTGCGGTGCTAACCCAGTGGAAAGCGCAGCCTGAAAATGAGAAGCTGTATGATCGCATCGTGGACGTGCAGACCATAAGGCATAGGTTTGAAACTTATGACCAGTTCGATAGCCATCGGGCACTGCGCACGGTGAAAACCCGAATCCGAGAGAAAAGCAAACCTCAAGCACCAGGCTTCCTAGTTCAGTACCTGAAGTATGCAGCGGTGCTGTTTGTGGTTGGCCTAGCCGGGTCCCTGTATGTGTATTTGAACAACAAGCCTGGAAAAGAACTACTTGGGGCTGCTGAGCAACCCGTACAAACACAAGGCGTACAGACTGAACCTAGACTGATGCCTGCCAAAAACAAGGCGGTGCTGCTGTTGGCAGGCGGCGAGGAAATAGACTTGACGCAGCAAGGCAAAGAGCTACTCAAACTTTCCGGCCTGGAAGTCAGAAATGAAAACAACCTTCTTGCTTACCCGGATGACGAAGCAGCTGCCGGGTCGGTTATTGCCTACAATACGTTGCAGGTACCCGTCGGCGGAGAGTACCAGGTGCAGTTACCCGATGGCACCAAAGTATGGCTCAACTCAGCATCGTCGCTAAAGTACCCCACCCATTTTACGGGCGACAGACGCGAAGTTGAGCTGCACGGCGAAGCGTATTTTGAGGTACAGAAAGACGCGAAGCAATTTGTAGTAACAACGGGTGAAGTGGAGGTAAGAGTACTTGGCACCAAGTTTAACCTGAGTGCTTATGCCGATGATGCAACCATTGCCACCACACTAGTAGAGGGAAAAGTAAGTATGGAAGGCACTGCGGCCAGCAAGCCTACTATACTTACACCTGACAAGCAGGCGGTGTATAGCCGTGCTAATAACAAAATTAGTGTAAGGGAGGTAGAAACCGGAGAGTATACTGCCTGGAAAAACGGGGAGTTCTACTTCAAAAAGGAAAGGCTTGAAACTATACTGACCAAGCTTGCCCGCTGGTATGACATCCGTGTCACGTACCAGCACCCCTCCATGAAAGATAAAATCTTCACAGGCATCGCCTTGAAAAGTAGACCCCTTGAGCACATACTGGATTTAATCAGCAAGACCTCTGGTATAAATTACCGGATTGAAAACAACAAGGTTATTCTTTTAGAGAAGGAGTAA
- a CDS encoding RNA polymerase sigma-70 factor, which yields MDKSLISELKEGSEKAYDALFHKFYGRLCGFAIRFVRDQEIAEEIVAESMVVLWEKRHKFDNMLALKSYLYNTVRNASLDYLKKSGRHTSLDMLDGMEAVVAADFYIVEEEVHATLYQALEALPAKCRRVFELSCIEELKYSEIADDMGISLNTVKSQRARAIQLLRDFLKAHPYAVLLLQILLGR from the coding sequence ATGGACAAGTCACTAATCAGCGAACTTAAGGAAGGGAGCGAAAAGGCTTATGATGCACTGTTTCATAAGTTCTATGGGCGTTTATGTGGATTTGCAATAAGGTTTGTTCGCGATCAAGAGATTGCTGAAGAAATAGTGGCCGAATCCATGGTGGTGCTTTGGGAGAAGCGCCATAAGTTTGACAACATGCTTGCCTTGAAGTCCTACCTTTATAACACTGTGCGTAACGCATCGCTGGATTACCTTAAAAAGTCAGGAAGGCATACCTCTCTGGACATGCTCGATGGAATGGAAGCCGTTGTGGCGGCGGATTTCTATATTGTGGAGGAGGAGGTGCATGCTACACTCTACCAGGCCTTGGAAGCCTTACCTGCGAAATGTAGGCGGGTGTTTGAACTTTCCTGTATTGAAGAACTGAAGTATAGTGAAATCGCAGATGATATGGGCATTAGCCTGAATACTGTTAAATCACAGCGGGCAAGGGCAATCCAGTTACTCAGGGATTTTCTGAAAGCCCACCCTTATGCTGTATTGCTCCTCCAGATTCTGCTGGGAAGGTAG